Proteins from a genomic interval of Paenibacillus sp. RC334:
- a CDS encoding sigma-70 family RNA polymerase sigma factor, with protein sequence MVEQGLIRAAQSGDRDALITLLREIEQHVYRTAYYILNNEQDAMDASQEALIRIYSKINSYEEKAQFKTWVQRIVTNICIDKFRRTKPSVSIDEHDMIFNDPQNVEAEVLTSYLAQDVREAIQQLPEHHRTVIVLRYLQDFSYNEIADSLDLPLNTVKSYLYRARQQLQGLLQEYQKGGVSG encoded by the coding sequence GTGGTAGAGCAGGGACTCATTCGAGCCGCTCAATCGGGCGATCGCGACGCTCTCATTACCCTATTAAGAGAGATAGAACAGCATGTGTACCGTACGGCATATTACATTTTAAACAATGAACAGGACGCCATGGATGCTTCACAAGAAGCCCTCATACGGATTTATTCCAAAATTAACTCTTATGAGGAAAAGGCGCAGTTCAAAACCTGGGTTCAACGCATTGTAACGAACATATGTATCGACAAATTCAGGAGGACGAAGCCCTCGGTATCCATTGACGAGCACGACATGATATTCAACGATCCCCAAAATGTGGAGGCCGAGGTGCTGACCTCTTACTTGGCACAGGATGTTCGTGAGGCTATACAGCAGCTTCCAGAGCACCACCGGACGGTGATCGTATTGAGATATCTGCAGGATTTCTCTTATAACGAGATTGCCGACTCTCTGGATTTGCCGCTTAATACGGTCAAGTCATACTTGTATCGTGCAAGACAGCAATTGCAAGGGCTACTTCAGGAATATCAGAAAGGTGGTGTATCAGGATGA
- a CDS encoding anti-sigma factor: protein MKCGEEVMDWMQRYVDHELGEEETSQLMNHIATCPDCAEKFHILQTLSRELEELPAVSPAFSLVDSIMPQLDAIDRAREEQGSALQEMQPVATDPGPGPRRRTQPIPWWNRMSGRAAMGVAAAAVVLGIVVFNFEPKTVQDAEGLLDPQSPGVMSQQEQTEVPSTVNGSGGRDAAIGSDSTKQPLEEDQGTNATQPSTGEQSDPSKLDVNSADDEKNPSKQDAAQNDDPQTGEQDSTKHAPAGHPPRQDRQQGQPSADRQTTKEKSAGQDFAADAPKSDDKQLKQGKSEQQTIAPEQQGEPKVEKAPIAGTGTTEDSNDNSTAANDSSSSVSQGMMLQNRIASNDTSKDTTSKGVTKDLGTTTGDMGSNTASNDQQPSASQNPVRNEGFSSNLMISPDSSNPSTFSAQATSTDQLNSPDGSYAVVIEGKKLKVYKLSDNGVDRTTLEVRTLKGAWVKGSWSEDSQTFMYETEQDGTASKYTYTIPRTFGK from the coding sequence ATGAAGTGTGGGGAAGAGGTGATGGATTGGATGCAGCGTTATGTGGATCATGAGCTGGGCGAAGAAGAGACGTCCCAATTAATGAACCATATTGCGACTTGCCCGGACTGTGCGGAAAAATTTCATATTCTTCAGACGCTCTCCCGCGAGCTGGAGGAATTGCCTGCGGTTTCCCCGGCGTTCAGCCTGGTGGATTCCATCATGCCTCAGCTTGATGCCATTGACCGCGCACGTGAGGAGCAGGGAAGCGCGCTTCAGGAGATGCAGCCTGTAGCTACCGATCCTGGACCGGGGCCGAGACGGCGTACCCAACCTATACCTTGGTGGAACCGGATGAGTGGGCGAGCTGCGATGGGCGTGGCTGCCGCTGCTGTTGTACTGGGAATTGTAGTATTCAATTTTGAACCGAAAACGGTGCAGGATGCAGAAGGCTTGCTTGATCCCCAGTCGCCTGGAGTGATGAGTCAGCAGGAACAGACAGAAGTTCCAAGTACGGTGAATGGAAGCGGAGGCCGCGATGCAGCTATTGGATCGGATTCGACCAAGCAGCCGTTAGAGGAGGATCAGGGAACGAACGCAACCCAGCCATCCACAGGGGAGCAATCTGATCCGAGCAAACTGGATGTGAACAGTGCGGATGATGAAAAGAACCCTTCCAAACAGGATGCTGCACAAAATGACGATCCACAGACTGGTGAACAAGATTCAACGAAGCATGCGCCAGCGGGACATCCTCCCCGTCAGGATCGACAGCAGGGACAGCCAAGCGCGGATCGTCAGACCACAAAAGAAAAATCTGCCGGGCAAGATTTTGCTGCGGATGCTCCTAAGTCTGATGACAAACAGTTAAAGCAGGGTAAATCCGAGCAACAAACGATTGCCCCTGAACAGCAAGGAGAACCAAAAGTAGAAAAAGCACCCATAGCGGGTACGGGTACTACTGAAGACAGTAATGACAACAGCACGGCTGCTAATGATTCGTCATCGTCTGTCAGTCAGGGTATGATGTTACAGAATCGGATTGCTTCAAATGATACGTCGAAAGACACGACCTCCAAAGGGGTTACCAAGGATTTGGGGACTACGACGGGAGATATGGGCAGCAATACAGCTTCTAATGATCAGCAGCCCTCCGCGTCGCAAAACCCGGTACGCAATGAAGGATTTTCATCGAATTTGATGATCTCTCCGGACAGCAGTAATCCTTCCACCTTTAGCGCCCAAGCGACGTCTACAGATCAGCTTAATTCGCCTGATGGCAGCTATGCGGTGGTCATTGAGGGCAAAAAACTGAAAGTGTATAAGCTTTCCGACAATGGTGTAGACCGGACAACGCTGGAAGTGCGTACCTTGAAGGGTGCCTGGGTCAAAGGAAGCTGGTCAGAAGACAGCCAAACCTTCATGTATGAGACGGAGCAGGATGGTACAGCAAGTAAATATACGTATACCATTCCGCGTACCTTTGGAAAATAG
- a CDS encoding TetR/AcrR family transcriptional regulator: protein MTDDSKVIDKKNETCIKLSMKLAPYVKKHGFQTLRMDEIAKIMDISRATLYKYFSTKEEVIEYVVNNFIEFINELVMDSLDTDQLYGTRFQQLFEKSILLAVYITDIFLNELEHIYPEKYDRLRIALQFQEQQLLEFYEEGIQKGVFNQVNGKLLILQDELLRSMTDIKYLMLNHLTIYQVLYDFYQLKKVQLFKPEKIQSVDDASMIPRIEHLAQKISKELY, encoded by the coding sequence GTGACCGACGATAGCAAGGTAATAGATAAAAAAAACGAGACATGCATTAAACTCAGCATGAAGCTGGCTCCCTATGTAAAAAAACACGGATTTCAGACATTACGTATGGATGAAATCGCAAAAATTATGGATATAAGTAGAGCAACCTTATATAAATACTTTTCAACGAAAGAAGAAGTTATAGAATACGTTGTGAACAATTTTATTGAGTTTATCAACGAATTGGTTATGGATTCATTGGATACAGATCAATTGTACGGGACTCGGTTTCAGCAGCTTTTTGAAAAATCAATTTTACTTGCTGTATATATTACAGACATTTTTTTAAATGAACTGGAGCACATATATCCTGAGAAGTATGATCGCTTAAGGATAGCGTTGCAGTTCCAAGAACAGCAATTGTTAGAATTTTATGAAGAGGGCATACAAAAAGGGGTGTTCAACCAAGTCAATGGCAAACTATTAATATTGCAGGATGAGCTATTGCGGTCCATGACTGATATTAAATACTTAATGTTAAACCACTTGACGATTTATCAGGTCTTGTATGACTTCTACCAATTAAAAAAGGTTCAATTATTTAAGCCTGAGAAAATTCAAAGCGTAGATGACGCATCGATGATACCTAGAATTGAGCATCTGGCCCAAAAAATCTCCAAGGAACTATACTAA
- the holA gene encoding DNA polymerase III subunit delta, whose amino-acid sequence MDAKTAAKAIRKGDISPVYLLYGSEKYQMKQFVDMLKEKVVEEEHRDFAIIPYDLTETPIEVVVEEAETAPFLVPKKLIIVRDTSVFAAGKDGGKIEHHIEALLTYMDNPADYSIIIFTVQAEKLDERKKIVKRLKSDASVIAFTPLGGDDLVAWIHKRAAEREVQLAAGAAESLIQYTGTGLQSLAAEIDKLCLYAGAQGTISTADIESLVPRSTEQNVFAMVEDLANLRLDKALSIFYELLKQKEEPIKIAALITRQFRIMLQVKELMGQSYSQQQIASQLSLHPYGVKVAGEQARRFRPEQLRQLLYDLGELDYRMKTGVVDKVLGLEMFLLKMGAGASV is encoded by the coding sequence ATGGATGCAAAAACAGCCGCTAAGGCTATTCGCAAAGGCGATATTTCGCCAGTGTATTTGCTTTACGGCAGCGAAAAATATCAAATGAAGCAGTTTGTCGATATGCTTAAGGAAAAAGTGGTGGAAGAGGAGCATCGTGACTTTGCCATTATTCCCTACGATCTGACCGAGACGCCGATTGAGGTAGTCGTGGAGGAAGCCGAGACTGCGCCTTTTTTGGTGCCAAAAAAGCTGATTATTGTACGGGACACCAGTGTATTTGCGGCAGGCAAGGACGGCGGTAAGATTGAGCACCACATTGAAGCGCTGCTGACTTATATGGATAACCCGGCTGACTATAGCATTATCATTTTTACGGTTCAGGCTGAAAAGCTTGATGAACGGAAAAAGATTGTTAAAAGGCTGAAAAGTGACGCCTCGGTTATTGCCTTCACTCCGTTGGGTGGAGATGATCTGGTGGCATGGATTCATAAGCGTGCAGCGGAAAGAGAAGTCCAATTGGCGGCGGGAGCTGCTGAAAGTCTCATTCAATATACGGGGACCGGGCTGCAATCACTGGCTGCCGAGATAGACAAGCTGTGCCTGTATGCGGGAGCGCAGGGTACCATCTCCACAGCCGATATTGAATCACTTGTGCCTCGCAGCACGGAACAAAATGTGTTTGCGATGGTCGAGGATTTGGCTAATTTGCGGCTGGATAAGGCGCTCAGTATTTTTTATGAGCTGCTTAAGCAAAAAGAGGAGCCGATCAAGATTGCAGCTTTGATCACACGACAGTTTCGTATTATGTTGCAGGTCAAGGAGCTGATGGGTCAAAGCTATTCCCAGCAGCAAATTGCGAGTCAGCTTAGTTTGCATCCATATGGGGTGAAAGTTGCCGGCGAGCAGGCCCGGAGATTCCGTCCTGAGCAGTTGCGACAGCTTCTCTACGACTTGGGCGAGCTGGATTACCGTATGAAAACCGGGGTTGTTGACAAGGTGCTGGGGCTGGAGATGTTTTTGCTGAAAATGGGCGCGGGGGCTTCGGTCTAA
- a CDS encoding stage II sporulation protein P, giving the protein MKKIQTWNVGRWRRKGLEILAMGHTLVLLIMGSALLFVVLGLGGLAENRLQTSPVSSMKGFAGSVSSGFFADMLGMEVPHLVQKKQQSSLSGEQWSPFVFQMLTGINPQDPKSLIAREIPGMSAGTPVLLRKGSGNNKVEAPTDYQPDQGTTDAPGGPDASTNPPNNGSTTPDLPTTPETDPAQEDDPSDTAVKGAKRILIYHSHPREAYNPLLSKTSSNPNSGSKSANVSRVGDFVKKRLEKQGISTLHVNKDYAKNVQNYNWNYSYKYSRETVKEALAGNKSLTYLLDIHRDSQRHGKTTATINGLSYAKVYFIIGHDNKNWRKNEAFAARIHEKLEKSYHGVSRGIWGKDGGKGNNGEYNQSLSSHSILIEIGGIDNTEEELKRTSDVLADMIGEVYWEDQKAQKAGTNVFDAKKSNDGN; this is encoded by the coding sequence ATGAAAAAAATTCAAACCTGGAACGTCGGAAGATGGAGAAGAAAGGGCCTTGAAATTTTGGCTATGGGACATACGCTTGTGCTGCTTATTATGGGCTCGGCGCTTTTATTTGTTGTATTGGGACTGGGAGGACTGGCGGAAAATCGTTTGCAAACGTCTCCGGTGTCTTCGATGAAAGGATTTGCAGGCTCGGTTTCCAGCGGTTTTTTTGCGGATATGCTCGGCATGGAAGTACCTCATTTGGTACAGAAGAAGCAACAATCTTCGTTGTCGGGTGAACAATGGTCGCCTTTTGTTTTCCAAATGCTCACAGGTATTAATCCACAGGACCCCAAAAGTCTCATAGCTCGCGAAATTCCTGGTATGTCTGCGGGTACGCCTGTTTTGTTGCGTAAGGGCTCAGGGAACAACAAGGTGGAGGCGCCTACTGATTATCAGCCTGATCAGGGAACGACGGATGCTCCCGGCGGCCCGGATGCTTCTACCAATCCACCGAACAATGGCTCTACAACGCCAGATCTTCCGACAACTCCAGAAACGGACCCTGCGCAAGAGGATGATCCGAGTGATACAGCAGTCAAAGGTGCCAAACGTATATTAATCTACCATTCTCATCCGAGAGAGGCATATAACCCTTTGCTCAGTAAAACCAGCTCCAATCCTAATTCTGGCTCTAAATCAGCCAATGTGTCGAGAGTAGGAGATTTTGTAAAAAAGAGATTGGAGAAGCAAGGGATATCTACTTTGCATGTGAACAAGGACTATGCCAAAAACGTTCAAAATTACAATTGGAATTATTCCTATAAATATTCGCGTGAAACGGTCAAGGAAGCTTTGGCTGGAAATAAAAGCTTAACCTATCTGCTTGATATCCACAGAGATTCTCAACGTCACGGCAAAACGACAGCAACGATAAACGGACTTTCTTATGCCAAGGTGTATTTTATTATCGGCCATGACAACAAAAACTGGCGCAAGAATGAAGCTTTCGCCGCTCGTATTCATGAGAAGCTGGAAAAGTCGTATCACGGCGTTTCCCGTGGGATATGGGGAAAGGATGGCGGTAAAGGCAACAACGGTGAGTACAATCAGAGCTTGTCCTCCCATAGTATTTTGATCGAAATTGGCGGGATTGATAATACCGAGGAAGAATTGAAACGTACCTCTGACGTTCTGGCGGATATGATCGGTGAGGTGTACTGGGAGGATCAGAAAGCACAGAAAGCGGGTACTAACGTGTTCGATGCGAAAAAGAGCAACGATGGCAATTAA
- the gpr gene encoding GPR endopeptidase produces MDLDLQKYAVRTDLALEARELAERDQPMPLAGINEDVEEDNGIKITRLDVLNEEGANRIGRVQGHYVTLEVPGLREGDTGLQQRVAIAFAKEMEQFIQKIGISSKASVLVVGLGNWNVTPDSLGPLVVENLMVTRQFFELTPDQVNPGYRDVSAIAPGVLGITGIESSEIVQGIVDRTKPELIIAIDALASRSLERVNTTIQVADIGIHPGSGIGNKRRGITKDIMGVPCIAIGVPTVCYASTIVNNVIELMRTHFAKEKASTKAILGMLDDISEPERLGLVREVLQPLGHDLIVTPKEIDEFIEDIANIIATGLNAALHEAVDPGNVAAYTH; encoded by the coding sequence ATGGATTTGGATTTGCAGAAGTATGCGGTACGTACGGATTTGGCGCTGGAGGCAAGAGAGTTGGCGGAACGAGATCAGCCAATGCCGCTGGCGGGCATCAATGAGGACGTGGAGGAAGATAACGGTATTAAAATCACGCGTCTGGATGTGCTTAATGAAGAGGGTGCTAACCGTATTGGACGGGTACAGGGGCATTACGTCACGCTGGAAGTGCCCGGCTTACGTGAAGGTGACACGGGGCTCCAGCAACGGGTAGCCATTGCATTCGCGAAGGAGATGGAGCAATTTATACAAAAAATAGGGATCTCCAGTAAGGCAAGCGTACTTGTGGTAGGTCTGGGCAACTGGAATGTCACTCCCGATTCACTAGGTCCGCTTGTCGTTGAAAATTTGATGGTGACTCGTCAATTTTTTGAACTGACGCCTGATCAAGTCAATCCTGGTTATCGGGATGTGAGTGCGATTGCACCAGGAGTTCTTGGCATAACGGGGATCGAGTCGAGCGAAATTGTTCAGGGTATCGTTGATCGAACGAAGCCAGAACTGATTATTGCTATTGACGCTCTGGCGTCACGTTCATTGGAGCGCGTCAATACGACTATCCAGGTGGCAGATATCGGGATTCATCCGGGCTCAGGTATTGGTAACAAGCGGCGTGGCATCACCAAGGATATTATGGGTGTCCCGTGTATTGCCATCGGCGTTCCAACCGTATGCTACGCTTCGACCATCGTGAATAACGTAATTGAGCTGATGAGAACACATTTTGCCAAGGAAAAGGCTTCTACGAAAGCAATACTGGGGATGCTGGATGATATTTCAGAGCCTGAGAGACTGGGATTGGTGAGAGAGGTACTTCAGCCGCTGGGACATGATCTGATTGTGACCCCCAAGGAGATTGATGAATTTATAGAAGATATTGCGAATATTATTGCAACCGGATTGAACGCCGCCCTGCATGAAGCTGTCGATCCCGGCAATGTCGCCGCTTATACACATTAA
- a CDS encoding aldo/keto reductase encodes MKTRNLGNSDLVVSSLGLGLMGMSPGIYGETNDDESIRTIHRALELGVTLLDTADVYGNGHNEELLGRALKGRREQAVIATKFAFGPNFEGINGHPDYVKKAADESLRRLGVDYIDLYYQHRVDPNVPIEETVGAMAELVKTGKVRYLGLSEASAATVRRAHAVHPISALQTEYSLWSREIEDEILPVIKELGITLVGYSPLSRGFISGELRKFEDLEASDVRRYMPRFQGDNFQKNVDLVDKIKEVAQEKNCTPSQLALAWTIANGALPIPGTKRVKYLEENATSVDVELTTEDLALIEAVSPKNKVHGSRYADAQLDTLDQ; translated from the coding sequence ATGAAAACACGTAACCTGGGTAATAGTGATTTGGTCGTTTCATCTCTTGGTTTGGGTTTAATGGGCATGTCTCCTGGAATATACGGTGAAACTAATGATGACGAATCGATTCGGACGATTCATCGCGCTTTAGAGTTAGGTGTCACCTTGCTGGATACTGCGGATGTATATGGTAATGGACATAATGAGGAGCTACTGGGACGAGCTTTAAAAGGCCGCAGGGAACAAGCCGTTATTGCTACAAAGTTTGCTTTTGGCCCTAATTTTGAAGGCATTAATGGTCATCCGGATTATGTAAAAAAGGCAGCGGACGAAAGTCTTCGTCGGTTAGGTGTGGACTATATTGATCTTTATTACCAGCACCGGGTAGATCCGAATGTTCCTATTGAGGAAACCGTAGGGGCTATGGCTGAGCTTGTAAAGACCGGGAAAGTTCGTTATCTCGGCTTGTCAGAGGCATCTGCTGCTACAGTTCGTCGCGCACATGCGGTACATCCCATCTCTGCTTTACAAACCGAATATTCTCTGTGGAGTCGGGAGATTGAGGATGAAATCCTGCCTGTGATAAAAGAATTGGGAATCACGCTTGTGGGTTACAGCCCTTTGAGCAGAGGCTTTATTTCCGGCGAGTTGCGTAAATTTGAGGATCTTGAAGCTAGTGATGTTCGCAGATATATGCCGCGCTTCCAAGGTGATAATTTCCAGAAAAATGTTGATCTTGTCGATAAGATTAAAGAAGTTGCCCAAGAGAAGAATTGCACTCCTTCCCAATTAGCATTAGCATGGACCATAGCGAATGGCGCATTGCCAATTCCGGGAACCAAACGTGTAAAATATTTGGAGGAAAATGCAACATCCGTGGATGTTGAACTGACCACAGAAGATTTAGCTCTCATCGAAGCCGTGAGTCCCAAAAATAAGGTGCATGGCAGCCGATATGCTGATGCCCAATTGGACACTTTGGATCAATAA
- the rpsT gene encoding 30S ribosomal protein S20: MPNIKSAIKRVKTNDKRRALNASQKSALRTAVKAADTALVNNEAENATAAFKVASQKLDKAVTKGLIHKNAAARKKSRLAKKLNALTAQA, from the coding sequence ATGCCAAACATCAAATCCGCTATCAAACGCGTTAAAACAAACGACAAACGCCGTGCGTTGAACGCTTCTCAAAAATCCGCGCTTCGTACAGCAGTAAAAGCTGCCGATACAGCGTTGGTGAATAACGAAGCTGAAAATGCTACTGCTGCTTTCAAAGTAGCTTCCCAAAAGCTGGACAAGGCTGTAACTAAAGGTCTGATCCACAAAAATGCAGCTGCTCGCAAGAAATCCCGCTTGGCGAAAAAACTTAACGCTCTTACAGCTCAAGCGTAA
- a CDS encoding iron-hydroxamate ABC transporter substrate-binding protein, which translates to MNYLKFRTLACLLIISLMLVLSACATNGGGMATDNGTTADSKTASTGDAAATRTYESDKGTVTIPEHPQRVVVAVGDYVGDVLALGITPVGAPDTVFDAPYYKKYLNGVENIGDSSALSLEKVTTLNPDLIITYDEKAYENLKKIAPTVFIPYGTYNYKDRLIELGKVLNKEQEAKKCLADFASRIAEKKQALSDVIDSGKKIAIFEITGKELYLYGKSYGRGGAVLYDELGLHAPAKVEKAAFEQGWASISMEALPEMLGDADYLMLGIRGDGVDQGKDIESKSVWKNLPSVKAGKIYQYSIDDFYFQDPIALNYQLELISDFLISKK; encoded by the coding sequence GTGAACTATTTAAAATTCCGAACTTTGGCTTGCCTGTTGATTATTTCATTAATGCTGGTACTGAGCGCATGCGCTACGAATGGAGGAGGAATGGCAACGGATAATGGGACAACGGCTGATTCCAAAACTGCGTCTACTGGTGATGCAGCTGCCACACGTACATATGAAAGCGATAAAGGTACAGTTACTATTCCTGAACATCCACAGCGTGTCGTTGTAGCGGTCGGCGACTATGTAGGCGATGTTCTTGCACTTGGGATTACACCTGTAGGGGCTCCAGACACTGTATTCGATGCTCCATACTATAAAAAATACTTGAATGGTGTTGAAAATATCGGTGATAGCTCCGCACTGTCCCTTGAAAAGGTGACCACCCTGAATCCGGATCTGATCATTACCTATGATGAGAAAGCTTATGAAAATCTGAAAAAAATAGCGCCTACTGTATTCATTCCATATGGTACATATAATTATAAGGACCGTCTGATAGAGCTGGGCAAGGTGTTGAACAAGGAGCAGGAAGCGAAGAAATGCCTGGCTGATTTTGCGTCCAGGATTGCTGAGAAGAAACAGGCTTTGTCTGATGTTATTGATTCAGGTAAAAAAATTGCTATTTTTGAGATAACGGGCAAAGAATTATATCTCTATGGCAAGTCCTACGGACGGGGAGGAGCCGTACTTTACGATGAGTTGGGGCTTCATGCCCCGGCGAAGGTAGAAAAGGCGGCGTTCGAACAGGGCTGGGCCAGTATTTCGATGGAGGCTTTACCGGAGATGCTGGGCGATGCCGATTACCTGATGCTGGGGATTAGGGGAGATGGAGTAGATCAGGGGAAAGATATTGAATCTAAAAGCGTATGGAAAAATCTTCCTTCTGTTAAAGCAGGGAAAATATATCAGTATTCGATTGACGACTTTTATTTTCAGGACCCGATTGCCCTGAATTACCAGTTAGAGCTCATATCGGATTTCCTGATTTCCAAGAAGTAA